From one Solanum stenotomum isolate F172 chromosome 12, ASM1918654v1, whole genome shotgun sequence genomic stretch:
- the LOC125846732 gene encoding protein COFACTOR ASSEMBLY OF COMPLEX C SUBUNIT B CCB3, chloroplastic isoform X1, which yields MAISSLICRPPLSNGYPIALLHSHTNGNSLIPVRRRDIQRLRACSYLDGVQSNGNIPTSPLSSEEVIKVLKSSAIDTSHASSPLMQRLVLLDLDPGTAKLAISFLGPFLSAFAFLFILRIVMSWYPKLPVGKFPYVIAYAPTEPFLVTTRKLIPPLAGVDVTPVVWFGLVSFLNEILLGPQGLLVLLSQKQV from the exons atggcAATATCTTCCCTTATTTGCAGGCCACCTCTATCGAATG GATACCCAATTGCTTTGTTACACTCACATACCAAT GGAAACTCCCTAATACCCGTGAGAAGAAGAGATATACAAAGGTTAAGAGCATGTTCTTATCTGGACGGCGTTCAGTCAAATGGAAACATTCCAACAAGTCCTCTCAGTTCAGAAGAGGTTATTAAAGTCTTGAAAAGCAGTGCGATTGATACCTCACATGCTTCATCACCACTGATGCAAAGATTGGTGCTGTTAGATTTAGACCCTGGCACAGCAAAACTGGCAATCAGCTTTCTTGGCCCCTTCCTATCAGCATTTGCCTTTCTGTTCATTTTGAGAATAGTCATGTCCTGGTATCCTAAGCTTCCAGTTGGCAAGTTCCCTTATGTCATAGCTTATGCACCAACAGAGCCCTTTCTTGTCACAACACGAAAATTGATTCCTCCGCTCGCTGGAGTTGACGTGACTCCTGTCGTTTGGTTTGGATTAGTCAGTTTCCTTAATGAGATTTTACTAGGCCCTCAAGGGCTGCTTGTCCTCCTTTCTCAAAAACAGGTTTAG
- the LOC125846732 gene encoding protein COFACTOR ASSEMBLY OF COMPLEX C SUBUNIT B CCB3, chloroplastic isoform X2 → MGNSLIPVRRRDIQRLRACSYLDGVQSNGNIPTSPLSSEEVIKVLKSSAIDTSHASSPLMQRLVLLDLDPGTAKLAISFLGPFLSAFAFLFILRIVMSWYPKLPVGKFPYVIAYAPTEPFLVTTRKLIPPLAGVDVTPVVWFGLVSFLNEILLGPQGLLVLLSQKQV, encoded by the exons ATG GGAAACTCCCTAATACCCGTGAGAAGAAGAGATATACAAAGGTTAAGAGCATGTTCTTATCTGGACGGCGTTCAGTCAAATGGAAACATTCCAACAAGTCCTCTCAGTTCAGAAGAGGTTATTAAAGTCTTGAAAAGCAGTGCGATTGATACCTCACATGCTTCATCACCACTGATGCAAAGATTGGTGCTGTTAGATTTAGACCCTGGCACAGCAAAACTGGCAATCAGCTTTCTTGGCCCCTTCCTATCAGCATTTGCCTTTCTGTTCATTTTGAGAATAGTCATGTCCTGGTATCCTAAGCTTCCAGTTGGCAAGTTCCCTTATGTCATAGCTTATGCACCAACAGAGCCCTTTCTTGTCACAACACGAAAATTGATTCCTCCGCTCGCTGGAGTTGACGTGACTCCTGTCGTTTGGTTTGGATTAGTCAGTTTCCTTAATGAGATTTTACTAGGCCCTCAAGGGCTGCTTGTCCTCCTTTCTCAAAAACAGGTTTAG